One genomic segment of Myxococcales bacterium includes these proteins:
- a CDS encoding tetratricopeptide repeat protein — MKTLVAASLVLLATGCSRNPIEAVNLSNEGDKARAANIDEAISKYEQATQLDPSNHRIINKLATAYQKKEAWDKVASTLVRAEKMAPTHANFFFLHGHAIVKQADSPKPTAKWEEAKEPLLQAIKLDPNIADAYFDLAEVLLHADDEAGAMQNYTKAIEAKPDELTFYGPLAELYIANKFYEQAEQVLKEGLGFKKEGDKTAYILHSLMGQVKMEKGDISGSVADFEAAKKACDKCNEKGQQITFFNLGVAYSRANPQRKNEAIQQLQAFSKTVCRGSAAKRYEDECSQASEIVKQLGGTI, encoded by the coding sequence ATGAAGACGCTGGTCGCCGCCTCGCTCGTGCTCCTCGCCACCGGATGCAGCCGCAACCCCATCGAGGCCGTGAACCTCTCGAACGAGGGTGACAAGGCACGCGCCGCCAACATCGACGAGGCCATCTCGAAGTACGAGCAAGCCACGCAGCTTGATCCGTCGAACCACCGCATCATCAACAAGCTCGCGACGGCCTACCAAAAGAAGGAAGCGTGGGACAAAGTCGCGAGCACGCTGGTGCGAGCCGAGAAGATGGCTCCGACCCACGCGAACTTCTTCTTTCTCCACGGTCACGCCATCGTGAAGCAGGCGGACTCCCCGAAGCCGACGGCGAAGTGGGAGGAGGCCAAGGAGCCGCTGCTGCAGGCGATCAAGCTCGACCCGAACATCGCCGACGCGTACTTCGACCTCGCCGAGGTGCTGCTCCACGCCGACGATGAGGCGGGCGCGATGCAGAACTACACAAAGGCGATCGAAGCCAAGCCCGACGAGCTCACGTTCTACGGACCCTTGGCGGAGCTCTACATCGCCAACAAGTTCTACGAGCAGGCCGAACAGGTCTTGAAGGAAGGCCTGGGCTTCAAGAAGGAAGGCGACAAGACGGCCTACATTCTTCACTCGCTCATGGGCCAAGTGAAGATGGAGAAGGGCGACATCTCCGGCTCCGTCGCTGACTTCGAGGCGGCCAAGAAGGCTTGCGACAAGTGCAACGAGAAGGGCCAGCAGATCACCTTCTTCAACCTCGGCGTCGCCTATTCGCGGGCAAATCCCCAACGAAAGAACGAAGCCATCCAGCAGCTCCAGGCCTTCTCGAAGACCGTTTGCCGGGGCTCGGCAGCGAAGCGGTACGAAGACGAGTGCAGCCAGGCGAGCGAGATCGTCAAGCAGCTCGGCGGTACCATCTGA